A genomic window from Deltaproteobacteria bacterium includes:
- a CDS encoding response regulator — protein sequence MRVLLVDDEEELVSTMAERLSLRGIEADWVTSGEEALKRAESTSYDLAVLDVKIPRMSGLTLKTKLQERNPEMKFIFLTGHGSEDDFRAGTAEAGEGNYLVKPVHIESLIEKMKAALGAG from the coding sequence ATGCGCGTATTACTGGTGGATGACGAAGAAGAACTGGTCTCCACCATGGCGGAGCGGCTCTCTTTGCGGGGGATAGAAGCGGACTGGGTGACGAGCGGGGAAGAAGCGCTCAAGCGGGCCGAGAGCACATCCTACGATCTGGCCGTCCTTGACGTGAAGATTCCCCGGATGAGCGGGCTTACGTTGAAGACGAAACTCCAGGAACGCAATCCCGAAATGAAATTCATCTTCCTTACCGGCCATGGATCCGAGGACGATTTCAGGGCAGGTACGGCTGAAGCGGGAGAGGGAAATTACCTGGTCAAACCTGTCCACATCGAATCCCTCATCGAGAAGATGAAGGCGGCCCTCGGAGCCGGCTAA
- a CDS encoding histidine kinase produces MNSKSNIIGEAGLQFFGKMSASISHEIKNALAIINESAGLLQDLAAMAEEGKPVDPQRLKTHAGKIVKQVWRADGIVKNMNTFAHSVDEPARSIDLGDAVTLSAALSNRFAAMRGIVLEVRPPERPVMIETNPFFLQNLLYLCLDFTMNAPGPGKTVVLKTRESEKGGRVSFIRLEGMAGEVEGSFPGAREKTLLESLGGEIHLDAGTGTLDLILPGNREH; encoded by the coding sequence ATGAATTCGAAATCAAATATAATCGGTGAAGCCGGTCTCCAGTTTTTTGGAAAGATGTCGGCATCCATCTCTCACGAAATCAAGAATGCCCTGGCCATTATAAACGAGAGCGCCGGGCTTCTTCAGGACCTTGCCGCCATGGCGGAAGAAGGTAAGCCCGTCGATCCCCAGAGGCTCAAGACTCATGCAGGTAAGATCGTAAAACAGGTCTGGCGGGCGGACGGTATCGTGAAAAACATGAACACATTCGCCCACAGCGTGGATGAACCCGCAAGGTCCATTGATCTCGGTGACGCTGTCACCCTTTCAGCGGCCCTTTCGAACCGCTTCGCCGCCATGCGGGGAATCGTCCTGGAGGTAAGGCCCCCTGAAAGGCCTGTAATGATCGAAACGAATCCCTTCTTTCTCCAGAACCTTCTCTACCTCTGTCTGGATTTCACCATGAACGCACCCGGCCCTGGAAAAACCGTGGTCCTAAAGACCCGGGAATCGGAGAAGGGCGGGAGGGTTTCTTTTATCCGCCTGGAAGGTATGGCCGGCGAGGTCGAAGGATCTTTTCCTGGGGCCAGAGAGAAGACCTTGCTCGAGTCCCTTGGCGGAGAGATCCACCTTGATGCGGGGACCGGGACCCTGGACCTCATACTCCCGGGGAACCGGGAACATTGA